One Longimicrobium sp. genomic region harbors:
- a CDS encoding helix-hairpin-helix domain-containing protein, with product LRPAPTVPPPRSVSTRSAAEMGGRRTSDAGGIVDVNTASADELAALPGIGPSLAGRIVAWRERNGRFRSPEALEAVPGIGPSTVSRLRPRIRASP from the coding sequence CTGCGGCCCGCGCCGACCGTCCCGCCGCCTCGAAGCGTTTCGACGCGCTCCGCGGCGGAGATGGGCGGCAGGCGGACGAGTGACGCGGGCGGAATCGTGGACGTCAATACGGCGTCGGCGGACGAGCTGGCGGCGCTTCCGGGGATCGGGCCGTCGCTGGCCGGGCGGATCGTCGCCTGGCGGGAGAGGAACGGCCGGTTCCGCTCGCCCGAGGCGCTGGAGGCGGTGCCGGGGATCGGGCCGTCCACCGTGTCGCGCCTGCGCCCGCGCATCCGCGCTTCCCCTTGA